The Planctomycetota bacterium region TGGAGCAGCTGATCGGGGACCTGGTGGAGAGCACGCTGCGGCCGTGCGAGCAGGCGCTGGCGGACGCGCGGCTGAAGCCGCGGGACATCGAGGAGGTGGTGCTGGTCGGGGGCTCGACGCGGATCCCGATGGTGCAGAAGCGGGTGAAGGACTTCTTCGGGCGGGAGCCCAACCGGTCGGTCAATCCGGACGAGGTCGTCGCGGTGGGGGCCGCCATCCAGGCCGGCGTCCTGGCCGGGGAGATGCGGGAAGTCCTTCTCCTCGACGTGACGCCCTTGACCCTGGGCATCAAGGTCGAAGGCGGTCTCATGGCCCCCCTCGTGGCCCGAAACTCCCATATCCCCACGCGACGCTCTCAGATCTTCTCGACGGCCGCGGACAACCAGACGGGCGTCACCGTGGAGGTCTACCAGGGCGAGCGCCCCATGGCGGACGACAACCGTCTGCTGGGCCGGTTCGATCTGACCGGGATTCCGCCCGCCCCGCGCGGCGTGCCCCAGATCGAGGTGACCTTCGACATCGACGCCAACGGGATCCTGCATGTCTCGGCGAAGGACCTGGCCACCGGCCGGGAGCAGGCGATCCGCATCACGGCGACGACGGGGCTTTCCGAGGCGGACATCCAGCGGATGGTCACGGAGGCCGAGCAGTTCGCCGACAAGGACCGGCGGCGCAAGGAACTGGCCGAAGCGCGCAATGAAGCCGAGCACGCGGTCTACTCCGCCGAGAAGATGCTCCGCGAGCAGGCCGACAGGGTGTCCTCCGCCGACCGGGAGCGCGTGACGGCGGCGATCGAAAGACTCCGCCGGGCGAAGGACGGGGAGACCCTTCCGGAGATCCGGCGGGAGCTGGAAGGGCTGACCCGCATCATGCATGAGATCTCGCGCGCGCTCTACGAGGAGGCCGCCCGCCGGCGCGGAGAGGCCCCTTCGCCCGGCGGCGGGGAGAAGGTGATCGACGCGGAGTTCCGGACCCGTCCGGAAGACGAACGTCGGGCCGGATGACGAAGGCGCGGCCATGGAACCCGAGGAGGAGGCCCGGCTGCGGCGGGAGGCGGCCGAATACCTGGACCTGGCTCGCCGATGGAAGGCGGAGTTCCTGAACTACCAGGACCGCGTCCGGCGCGAGCGCGAGGAGTGGAAGCGCCGGGCCGTCGAGGAGTTCGTCCGGGATTTCCTGCCGGCCATCGACAGCTTCGTCTGGGCGCGGTTCGAGGAGCCCACTCTGATGCGTTCCCTCAAGATCCTCGAACGCGAGTTCCTCCGCGTCCTGGCCAGGCACGGGATCGTCCCCATCGAGGCGGAGGGGCGGCCTTTCGACCCTTTCCTGCATGAAGCCGTGGCCGTGGAGGAAACGGACGAGCATCCGGACGGCACGGTGCTCGAGGAGATCCGGCCCGGGTGGATGATGCACGGGCGGGTGCTCCGTCCCGCGGCGGTCCGCGTGGCGCGCGCCCGCAGCGGCCGCGCTTCCGGCGGCTGAGCGGGCTTACGCGCGGGGCACGACCTCGATGCGCCGGGGGCGGGCCTGCTCGCTCTTGGCGATCCGCACCGTCAGGACCCCCTTGTCGTACTCCGCGCTCACCGTGGCGGGATCCACGCCCGGGGGCAGCGGGATCGCGCGCCGGAAGGCCCCGTAGCGGCGCTCCGCCCGGTAATACGCCCGCCCGCGCTCCTCGCGCTCCTCCTTCTTCTCGCCGCGCAGAAGAAGCGTGGCGCCGGAAAGGGTCACCTCGACATCCTCGGGACCCAGGCCCGGGACTTCGGCCCGGACGGTGACCTCCTTCTCCGAGTCGAGCACGTCCACGGAAGGCATCCAGGCGCGTCCCGGTCCGAACGTCTCCGCCAGCGCCGCCCAGGGTTCCTGGAAAAAGCGCTCGAAGAGACGGTCCATTTCCGAGCGCAGCCGCGCCCAAGGCGGCCCGGCCGTTCCGGCGCCCCGGGTGATCTCTCCGCCGCGGCGCCGGGATCTCGCGGGAATCAGCTTCATGGTCCGTCCTCCCGAAAAGAAGGTCACTTCGCGCGGACTTCGATCCGGCGCGGCCGCGCGGCCGGCGCCTTGGGCAGGCGGACGGTCAGGACGCCGTCGGCGCACTCGGCGCGGATGCCCGCCGCGTCGATCGCCTCGCCCACGTCGAGGTCGTCGGCATAGTCGCCCGCCTCGTATTCCTGGAGAAGATACTCCGGCTCCTCCGGTCCGCGCCGCCGGACCTGCCCCCGGAGCGTGAGGACGCCGTTTTCGAAGCGCACGTCGATGCCGTCGGGCGGGACGCCCTGAAGGTCGGCGCGCACGACGATCTCGTCCGGACGCTCCAGCACGTCCACGTCGGGCCGGAAGACCGGGACGCGGGGTTCCTCTCGGGGCCGTTCCATGGCTACGCCTCCTTCTTCGCCGGCTCCGGCCGCCGGACCTCGATCCGCCGGCGCCTGGCCTCGGCCGCCTTGGGCAGCATGAGCGTCAGAACGCCGTTCTCGAGGAAGGCGCTCACGCGGTCGGCGTCGACGGACGCGGGCAGCTCGAGGACCCGTACGAACTCCCCGACCGGCCGTTCGCGCCGGCGGTAGGTCGCTTCGGCCTCCTCGGGTTCCCGGCGCCGGCCGCGAAGCGTCAGCTCGCGTCCGTGGACGGAGACCTCGAGGTCGTCCCTCCGCAGCCCGGGGAGCTCGGCCTCGGCATACAGGTTTTCGTCGTCTTCCCACACATTGACGGGGGGAAAGGTGCCGGCCGCCGGCCTCTCGGCGCCGGCCGGGGCGAAGAGATCCTGCTCGAAGTCGGCGAAGAGCCGGTCCATCGCGTCGCGGAACCGGCGGAAGGGTTCGCCGACGTCCCAAAGGGGCATGATCATGGCGAATGTCCTTTCAAGACGCGCAGGGATGCAGGGATCCGTCCAAAAGAACGAATCCGAGGAGGGCGCGGGCGTTACGGGCGGGCGGTCCGGCGGAGGATCAGGAGCGCCGCCGCGGTGCCGTAGCTCTTGCCGATCTCGTGGCTGTCGAGGAAGCTTCCGTCCCACTCGGGAATCGCCAGGATCCGCCGCCGGATCCGTTCGAGCCCGGCCTCGGACGCCGGGCCGGGACCGAGCGAGCGGACCGCTTCGGCCAGGGGAAGGTAGGCGTGGAAGTAGAAGAAGCCCGCCAGGCGGCCGTCCGAATGGTAATCGCACAGGCGGACCGCTTCGAGGCGGTCGGCGAACTTCCAGAAGGATTCGACGGCGGCGGCCACGTCGTCGCGGGACGCGCGGCCGCACGCCTGGAGCGCCAGCTCGCAGAGGGCGCTCCGGGACATCGAATTCTTCTCGCTGTCGGGGCCCGGATCTTCGGCGCGATAGGGCTGGCGGCCGCGATCGCCCCGTTTGGAGAGCAGCGCGCCGGCGGCGCGGCGGAAGAGCGCCTCCGGCACGTCGGCGCCGGCCCGGCGGGCTTCGTGGAGCGCGAGGACCACGACGGCCGTCGAGAACGGATTCGGGTATTCGTGCGCCCAGTGGCCGGCCGCGTCCTGGATCTCCGCCAGGCGCGCGACGACGCGGTCCAGGGCGGCTACGTCCCCGCGGGCCGCGAAGTAGCGCAGCCGGAAGGCCTGGGCGTAGCACTCCTCGTTGCGTCCGGGGGCCAGGCGGCGGTCGTCCCGCAGGTACGCGTCCGCGCGCCGGAGCGCCTCCTCGGCACGGCCGGGGGCCCGGTCCCGCCATTCCCACAGCGCCCAGGCCGCCAGGGCCGTGACGGCCCCCCAGACGTTGGGGAGGATTTCGGGGTCCGGCCAGTACGCGTAGCGCGCGTCCCGCCAGCCGCCGTCCTCGCGCTGCGCGCGCAGGAGGAAATCCAGCGCGTCGCGCGCCGCCGCTTCGGCGTCCGTCGCGGGGCGTCGCGTGTCGGTCGGCGTTCCGGCGGGCGGCCGCAGGAAGAAGTCCTCCAGATGATGGGCCATCGGCCCCAGGGGGAGGGAGTCCTCGGCCGGAACGGCGTTGGCCGCCGCGCGCCAACCCCAGGGCGATTCCGGATGGGCGCGGGCGAGCGCCCGAAGGCGCGGTCCGGGATCTTTTCCCGTCCAGGCGTCGAGGGCCGCGAGGTGGTAGAGGGCTTCGGGTCCCTCCGCCTGCTCGAGAAGCCGGCGCGCTTCGTCGAAGCGCTTGAGGCCGAGAAGGGCCAGTCCGCGCTGGAGCGGCGAGGTCTCGAGCGCCAGGACTTCCTCGAACCGTCCGGAACGGCGCAGGATCGCCGCCCGCCCGTCCGCCGACGCGCGCCCCCACGCCTCCTCGTCGTCCCCGCCGCGGAGGAGATCGGCGACCGATTCGCCCGCCGGACGGTTGTACTCCGGGTGAGCCCGCAGCACCGCGCGGAGGACGGCGCGGAACCAGTCCGCGTTGAAGGTCCGCAGGCGGTCGATGCGGTGGACGACCTTCCCGTCGGGCGTCAGGACGGCGAAGCCCGGCTCCAAGAAGCCGAAGGGTTTCAGGCCGAGCGCGGTCTGGATCTTTTCGTCGGCCACGAGGCGCAGCGGGACGAACTTCGCGCGGACGAGATCGACGAACGCGGGGTCCGTGAAGACGGCGATTCTCATGTACCGGTCCAGAAGCGTCGCGCGGTACATGTGGAGGCCCGCCGTCCGGGGGCAGTAGAGAAGGATCAGGCGCTTGCGGGCGGCCGCCTCGGCGCGCGCCTTTTCGAGGAGCGGCAGGCGGTCCACGTCGAAGTTCCGCGGCCTTCGCTCTTCGGGGTGCTGCGGGTGATGGCCGGCGGCGAGCTCCATGTCGATGAGTTCGGTTCCGTCCGAGATCCAGGGAATCTGGGTGTCGCATCGGCGGGCCAGTTCCGTTTCGGGGTCCTGGGCCGCCGCCAGAAGGAGCGCCAGGACGACGCCTTTCGCGGCCATCGGGTCCCGTCCTTGAAGGATTACGAATCCAGAATCCGGCGGACGTCCGCGTTGCCTCCCGAGAGGACGGCGACCGCGGGCCCGTCGGGAAGGGGGAGCTTTCCGGAAAGGATCGCGGCCAGCGCGGCGGCGCCGGAGGGCTCCACCACGAGTTTCTCCCGCAGGAGGAGATGCCGCGCGGCCGCCAGGATCTCCGCGTCGCTCACGAGGGCCATGCCGTCCACGGTGCGCCGCGCGTGCTCGAAGGTCAGCTCCCCGACCCGCGAGGGTTTCAGCCCGTCGGCCACGGTCTGGGGTTCGGGGATCGTGACGATCCGGCCCTCCCGGAGGGAGAGCGTCATCTTCGGAGCCCCCTCGGGCTCGGCGCCGAAGACCCGGACGTGCGGCCGCGATTCCTTGATCGCGGCGGCGATCCCACTGATGAGGCCTCCGCCCCCGACGGGCACGACGACGGACCGGACGTCCGGCAGATCCTCCAGGATTTCCAGCCCCACGGTGCCCTGGCCGGCGATGATTTCGGGATCGTCGAAGGGCGGAACGTAGACGAATCCGCGCTCGGCCGCCTCGCGCTCCGCGCGCTCCTTGAGGGCGACGCTCGTGCGGCCGCCCAGGATGACCTCCGCGCCGAGCGCCCGCGTGGCTTCGAGTTTGTGCGGCACGGACTGGTCGAGCATGACGATCACGGCCTTGAGGCCCCGCCGCGCCGCCGCCAGCGCCACCGCCTGGGCGTGGTTGCCGCTGGAGGAGGCGGTGACGCCCGGGCAATCGGGAGGAAGGCGGGAAATCTTGTGGAAGGCGCCCCGGATTTTGAAGGCGCCGCCGCGCTGGAGGTTCTCGCACTTGAGGTAGACGCCCGGGCGGTCGGAGACCTTGAGCGGGAGAAGCGGAGTCCGGATCGCCGCGGCGGCGACAATCTCGCGCGCCGCGCGGATCTCGGCCAAGGAGACCATGCCGGGCAGTATAATCGGCCTTTCCCTGCGGAGCCACGACTACCGTGCGTCCCTTCTTGACCGGGCGGCGGAGGGGCCTTAGAATCGGCCCTCGTGGGCGGGCATCGAAGCAAGGGCGCGGTTCTGGCGCTGGCGCTCTTTCTGACTCCCGCGGCGGCGGCTCAGGATAAGCGGGATCTTCCGCCGGTCGCGGGCGTCGACGAGATCGCCGTGGACCGCGCCATCAAACGGGGCATCGAATTTCTCCGCACCGCCAAGTCGCCCGACTTTCACAACGCCTATCGCAATTCGGATGTTCTGATTCTCTGGACCTTCATCCATGCCGGCATTCCCGAGGACGATCCGAAGTTCCGGCAGCTTTTCCAGAGCGTGATGTCCGAGCCGCTGGAGAAGACCTACAAGGTGGCGCTTCTGGCCATGTGCCTGGAGGAGCTGGACCGGGTGAAGTATCAGGAGAAGATCGCCCGGTGCGCCCAGTTTCTCGTGGACAACCAGTGCCAGAACGGCCAGTGGAGCTACGGCAGTCCCAGCGAATACGTCAACGAGGTGAAGATTCCGGCGCTCGTCGCCAGCGGTGACCCGCGGGGCGGGAAGGACCTGGACAAGGACGGCAAGCCCCGGGTGCGCCAGCGGGTGACCGTCCGCAAGCTCAAGGAGGGGCCCGCCACCGGCGACAATTCGAACAGCCAGTACGCGGCGCTCGGTTTGCGGGCCTGTTACGACGCCGGAGTCGGCATTCCGGAGAACGTGGTCTACCTGGCGGTGAAGTGGTGGCGCGCGAGCCAGTTCGCCGACCGCAAGACGGACAAGGAGGGAAAGCCCGTCAAGCTTCCGCCCGTTCCCTCGGGAGTGAGCGGAAAGATCGAGGGGTGGAACTACACGATGCCCGGCCTCGGCGAGCACGGCGACCGAAATCCCTACCACGCCATGACCGCCGGGGGCGTGGGAAGTCTCGTGATCTACGACTACATGCTCGACCGGGACTGGAAGAAGGATTCCTACGTCCGGGCCGGGATGAACTGGCTCCACCAGCATTATTCCATCCAGCCCTGGAACACGTACTACATGTACGCCCTGGAGCGCGCGTGCATCCTGTACGGCACCGAGGACATCGGGGGCCGCGTTTGGTACCGCGACGGGGCCAACGCGATCCTGAAGGCGCAGAACCCCGACGGGTCGTGGGGCAAGGACACCGACTGGTTCAACACCACCTGGGACACCTGCTTCTCCATCCTCTTCCTCCGGCGCGCCACGCGACCGCTCGTCGAAACCGAATCCGCCGGCGGGGTCAAGAAGTAACGCCCGTCACACCCCCCTTCGCTCCGCGTCAACCGGGAGGAGATCCCATGGAGCGCGAACGCCCGCCGGGGGTGCCGCCGGTCTTCGAGGATCCCCTTCGAATTCCGGTCGGGGAGGTCTCGGTTGAAGGGTCCCTTCAGATTCCGGCCGGGGCGGAAGGGATGGTCCTTTTCGCGCACGGCAGCGGCAGCAGCCGGTGGAGCCCGCGCAACCGGCACGTCGCGGAGCGGCTCCGCGCGGCCGGGCTGGGGACGCTTCTGGCGGATCTTCTGACTCCGTTCGAGGACGCCGACCTGGACGCGCGGTTCGACATCGACCTTCTGGCGGCGCGGCTCGAGAGAATTACGGCCTGGTTCCGGGGCACCGCGCCCGGCGCGTCGCTCCGGGTGGGGTACTTCGGGGCTTCGACGGGCGCCGCCGCCGCCCTGCGCGCCGCCGCCGCCCTGGGCCCGGAGATCGGCGCGGTGGTCTGCCGGGGCGGGCGGCCCGACCTGGCGGAAGACGTGCTCGACCGGGTCCAGGCCCCCACCCTCCTGATCGTGGGGAGCGAAGATCACCCCGTCCTGGAATGGAATCGCGAAGCCTATGAGCGCCTGCGCGCGCGCAAGGAGCTGGCCGTCCTCCCGGGAGCCACGCACCTTTTCGAAGAGCCGGGGGCCCTGGACGAAGTCGCGCGCCGCGCGGCCGAGTGGTTCCGCCGCTTCCTCCCACCGGCGGCCGCCGGGGGAGAAGCCGCCGCCTGAGGTCGGCGGATTCCGGACACCTTCGGCGAAATTCATCGTATATAACGCCGAAACCCATACGGAATGTGTATAAAAGAGCAAGGAGCGCATCGCGCGTCCGGGGAAGCAGTGGAAGGAGGGAATAGTCCATGACGCGATCGGCTCCCCGACGGTCGGGCTTCGGAAGGATGCGGGCCGCCCGGGAAGTCCCGCGGCTCCCGCTCGTCCTCGTCGTGGACGACGAACCGGCCGTTCTGCGGTGCCTGGAGCGGCTCCTTCGCACGGAGCCCTGCGAGGTCGTTTCCACCGTCGATCCCGAGGAGGCGCTCGCCTGGGCGAGCCTCCGCCCCGTGGACCTGGTCGTCGCCGATCATCGGATGCCGAAAATGACGGGGGCGGAACTCGTGACCGCCTTTGAGCGCCGCTCTCCTTCCACCGCCCGGATTCTCCTGACGGCCTCCCCCGACGCGCCGGATCTTCCCCCGCCCGCCCTCCGGGGTCAGGTTCGGCTCATCGCCAAGCCGTGGGACGACGAAGAGCTGCGCCGCGTCGTTCTTGAATGCCTTCCGCGGCCGGGGGGCGCCAATCCGGCGGCCGTCCCGTGCCGGGATCGCTCGGGGGCGGACGTCCTGGCGGACCTCGCGCGGGCGCTGGAGGCCGGCCCCGGAGAAGAGAAGCGGATCCGCCTGGAGGACCTGCCGCGCCTTCGGGACTCCATCTCGAAACTTCTTTCGGAAATCGTCCGGAGGGCGTCCCGAGGTCCGGCGCGTCTGGTCCTGGGCGACCCGTCCGGCTTGGTGCGCACGTTCCTTGAAGGGATCGGAGGGCGCACCCGGTTCCTGGACGTCGAGGAGCTCGAACTATGAGCGGTCAGCCGCTCCGGGTCCTCCTCGTCGAGGACTCCCGGGATGACGCGGATCTGATTCTGCGCGAGCTGCGCCGCGGCGGGTTCGAACCCGCGGCCGAGCGCGTCGATTCCCCCCAGGCCTTCCGGGCGGCCCTGGACCGCGCGCCCTGGGATATCGTCATCTCGGACTACCAGATTCCGCAGTTCGGCGGTCCGGAGGCTCTGGCGATCCTCCAGGAGCGCGGCCTCGACATTCCTTTCATCCTCGTTTCCGGCGCGGTGGGCGAGGACGTGGCCGTCCTGGCCATGAAGGCGGGCGCCCACGACTACGTCATGAAGGACCGCCTGGCCCGGCTGGCGCCCGCGGTGCGGCGCGGGCTCGCCGAAGCGGAGGTCCGCCGCGAACGCCGCCGGGCCGAGGAAGCGCTTCGGAAGGCCTACGAGGACCTCGAGCGCCATGTCCAGGAGCGCACGGCCGAGCTCGTGCGGGCGAACGCGCGGCTCCAGGAGGAACTGGCGGAGCGCCGCCGCCTGGAGGAGGAGCGCAACCGCATGTTCGTCCAGCTTCTCCGGGGCCAGAAGCTCCAGGCCATCGGACAGCTGGCGGCGGGGGTCGCCCATGAGATCAACAACCCCGTCGGGTGGATTCTGTCGAACCTGGGCGCGCTC contains the following coding sequences:
- a CDS encoding Hsp70 family protein; this translates as EQLIGDLVESTLRPCEQALADARLKPRDIEEVVLVGGSTRIPMVQKRVKDFFGREPNRSVNPDEVVAVGAAIQAGVLAGEMREVLLLDVTPLTLGIKVEGGLMAPLVARNSHIPTRRSQIFSTAADNQTGVTVEVYQGERPMADDNRLLGRFDLTGIPPAPRGVPQIEVTFDIDANGILHVSAKDLATGREQAIRITATTGLSEADIQRMVTEAEQFADKDRRRKELAEARNEAEHAVYSAEKMLREQADRVSSADRERVTAAIERLRRAKDGETLPEIRRELEGLTRIMHEISRALYEEAARRRGEAPSPGGGEKVIDAEFRTRPEDERRAG
- a CDS encoding nucleotide exchange factor GrpE, with the translated sequence MEPEEEARLRREAAEYLDLARRWKAEFLNYQDRVRREREEWKRRAVEEFVRDFLPAIDSFVWARFEEPTLMRSLKILEREFLRVLARHGIVPIEAEGRPFDPFLHEAVAVEETDEHPDGTVLEEIRPGWMMHGRVLRPAAVRVARARSGRASGG
- a CDS encoding Hsp20/alpha crystallin family protein, whose protein sequence is MKLIPARSRRRGGEITRGAGTAGPPWARLRSEMDRLFERFFQEPWAALAETFGPGRAWMPSVDVLDSEKEVTVRAEVPGLGPEDVEVTLSGATLLLRGEKKEEREERGRAYYRAERRYGAFRRAIPLPPGVDPATVSAEYDKGVLTVRIAKSEQARPRRIEVVPRA
- a CDS encoding Hsp20/alpha crystallin family protein — protein: MERPREEPRVPVFRPDVDVLERPDEIVVRADLQGVPPDGIDVRFENGVLTLRGQVRRRGPEEPEYLLQEYEAGDYADDLDVGEAIDAAGIRAECADGVLTVRLPKAPAARPRRIEVRAK
- a CDS encoding Hsp20/alpha crystallin family protein gives rise to the protein MIMPLWDVGEPFRRFRDAMDRLFADFEQDLFAPAGAERPAAGTFPPVNVWEDDENLYAEAELPGLRRDDLEVSVHGRELTLRGRRREPEEAEATYRRRERPVGEFVRVLELPASVDADRVSAFLENGVLTLMLPKAAEARRRRIEVRRPEPAKKEA
- a CDS encoding threonine/serine dehydratase is translated as MVSLAEIRAAREIVAAAAIRTPLLPLKVSDRPGVYLKCENLQRGGAFKIRGAFHKISRLPPDCPGVTASSSGNHAQAVALAAARRGLKAVIVMLDQSVPHKLEATRALGAEVILGGRTSVALKERAEREAAERGFVYVPPFDDPEIIAGQGTVGLEILEDLPDVRSVVVPVGGGGLISGIAAAIKESRPHVRVFGAEPEGAPKMTLSLREGRIVTIPEPQTVADGLKPSRVGELTFEHARRTVDGMALVSDAEILAAARHLLLREKLVVEPSGAAALAAILSGKLPLPDGPAVAVLSGGNADVRRILDS
- a CDS encoding dienelactone hydrolase family protein, coding for MERERPPGVPPVFEDPLRIPVGEVSVEGSLQIPAGAEGMVLFAHGSGSSRWSPRNRHVAERLRAAGLGTLLADLLTPFEDADLDARFDIDLLAARLERITAWFRGTAPGASLRVGYFGASTGAAAALRAAAALGPEIGAVVCRGGRPDLAEDVLDRVQAPTLLIVGSEDHPVLEWNREAYERLRARKELAVLPGATHLFEEPGALDEVARRAAEWFRRFLPPAAAGGEAAA
- a CDS encoding response regulator: MTRSAPRRSGFGRMRAAREVPRLPLVLVVDDEPAVLRCLERLLRTEPCEVVSTVDPEEALAWASLRPVDLVVADHRMPKMTGAELVTAFERRSPSTARILLTASPDAPDLPPPALRGQVRLIAKPWDDEELRRVVLECLPRPGGANPAAVPCRDRSGADVLADLARALEAGPGEEKRIRLEDLPRLRDSISKLLSEIVRRASRGPARLVLGDPSGLVRTFLEGIGGRTRFLDVEELEL